A DNA window from Paraclostridium bifermentans contains the following coding sequences:
- a CDS encoding ABC transporter ATP-binding protein has product MSLLSLKDVSYRYEGANRDVFNNINIDFEKGKVYGIIGKSGAGKSTLLSLISGLDTCKSGEVLHNDKSLKNIDRDLYRAKDIGVIFQGYNLLLNATAKENILLSMNISNSKQEDKDEYIENLLQSVGIDSDKANRKILNLSGGEQQRIGIARALSHNPDIIIADEPTGNLDNETEEKIMDILVSLAHKHNKCVIIVTHSKKVCSYLDEIWGLKSGKLLFIKDEKEKVNTDK; this is encoded by the coding sequence ATGAGTTTACTAAGTTTAAAAGATGTAAGTTATAGATATGAAGGTGCTAACAGAGATGTGTTTAACAATATAAATATAGATTTTGAAAAAGGAAAAGTGTATGGGATAATAGGAAAATCAGGAGCAGGAAAAAGTACTTTATTATCATTAATATCTGGACTTGATACATGTAAAAGTGGAGAAGTTTTACATAATGATAAAAGTTTAAAAAATATAGATAGAGATTTATATAGAGCCAAAGATATAGGAGTAATATTTCAAGGATATAACTTATTGTTAAATGCTACAGCTAAGGAAAATATATTATTATCGATGAACATAAGCAATTCTAAGCAAGAAGACAAGGATGAATATATAGAAAATTTACTGCAAAGTGTAGGGATTGATTCTGATAAAGCAAATAGAAAGATTTTAAATTTGTCAGGAGGAGAGCAACAAAGAATTGGTATAGCTAGGGCTCTATCGCATAATCCAGATATAATAATTGCTGATGAACCAACTGGAAACCTTGACAATGAAACTGAAGAAAAGATTATGGATATTCTAGTATCGTTAGCTCATAAGCACAATAAGTGTGTTATCATTGTAACTCACTCAAAAAAAGTTTGTTCATATCTTGATGAAATTTGGGGGTTAAAATCTGGAAAATTATTATTTATAAAAGATGAAAAGGAAAAAGTTAATACTGATAAATAA
- a CDS encoding GyrI-like domain-containing protein → MKHEWRKKEKEYYIPKEKPQLVEIPEFKFLTLKGKGNPNSEGFSKTIETLYSLAYAIRMMPKKGITPEGYFEYTVYPLEGIWDLTEKGRAEEVLNKDELVYTLMIRQPEFVNEEVFNIAMDIAKKKKANPLLEKVELKNIKEGTSVQMLHVGPYDDEPRTFSAMEEFCNENNLKIKTKAHREIYLSDFRKTEASKLKTVLRYMVEEN, encoded by the coding sequence ATGAAACATGAATGGAGAAAAAAAGAAAAAGAGTACTACATACCAAAAGAAAAACCTCAACTAGTAGAAATACCGGAATTCAAATTTCTAACTCTAAAAGGGAAAGGAAACCCAAACAGTGAAGGATTTTCAAAAACGATAGAAACACTATACTCACTAGCTTACGCTATAAGAATGATGCCTAAAAAAGGAATTACCCCAGAAGGATATTTTGAATATACAGTATATCCATTAGAGGGAATATGGGACTTAACTGAAAAAGGTAGAGCTGAAGAAGTACTTAACAAGGACGAGCTAGTTTACACATTAATGATTAGACAACCTGAATTTGTAAATGAAGAAGTTTTCAATATAGCTATGGATATTGCAAAAAAGAAAAAAGCAAATCCATTATTAGAAAAAGTAGAGCTTAAAAATATTAAAGAAGGAACTTCAGTACAGATGCTTCATGTTGGGCCTTACGATGATGAACCAAGGACTTTTTCAGCTATGGAAGAGTTTTGCAATGAAAATAATTTAAAGATAAAAACTAAAGCTCATAGAGAAATATATCTTTCAGATTTTAGAAAAACTGAAGCATCAAAGTTAAAGACTGTTCTCAGATATATGGTAGAAGAAAATTAA
- a CDS encoding peptide deformylase: MIKAVVKDILFLEQKSELATKDDVEVINDLIDTLRANLDHCVGMAANMIGVKKRILVFSVGEMIIPMVNPVILKKEIPYEAEESCLSLEGFRKTTRYEKIEVEYLDRNFKKHKQVFTGFTAQIIQHEVDHFEGIII; encoded by the coding sequence ATGATAAAAGCAGTTGTAAAAGATATATTATTTTTAGAACAAAAATCAGAACTTGCAACAAAGGATGATGTAGAAGTTATCAATGATTTAATAGATACACTAAGAGCAAATTTAGACCATTGTGTAGGAATGGCAGCTAATATGATCGGAGTAAAAAAGCGTATATTAGTATTTAGTGTAGGAGAGATGATAATTCCTATGGTAAATCCAGTTATACTAAAAAAAGAGATTCCTTATGAAGCTGAAGAGAGTTGTTTATCTTTAGAAGGATTTAGAAAAACAACTAGATATGAAAAAATAGAGGTAGAGTATCTAGATAGAAACTTTAAAAAACATAAGCAAGTATTTACAGGATTTACAGCACAAATTATTCAACACGAAGTAGACCACTTCGAAGGAATAATAATATAG
- a CDS encoding NCS2 family permease, with the protein MEQKLSSSKLEAIATQSLKTEILAGITTFIASVYIIMTNALILSDAGISPDAAMIATVLTCTISTILMGVLSDTPLILVPGMGINSLFTYTIVQSMGLAWQEALAAVLVSGIIFTLIASTKLTSILMNSIPNNLKHAITTGVGFLILFIGLQKSGLVVGNENTMIGIGNIADKETLLSIVTLIIILILNMKNVPGNLLISIIIGTVLSLIMGVTSLSSLDFAGFNIGAIKEVFLGMSFKNIWSIPFMVAVFSITIVIVFENMGILYGQLGALKREEDFQKSFKVTGISNIIAGICGTSPTIVAAENFSGISVGGKSKVAAFTSATLFLLSLFLIPVLKLIPDGVISSVLIFIGILMIQTFFDLEKGDLIETISIILMITIIPFTYNIVNGISIGFIVYTILNLVINKGKNVSVAMYVLSGLFILNFVMSTVMGTIH; encoded by the coding sequence ATGGAACAAAAACTATCAAGCAGTAAATTAGAAGCAATTGCAACACAAAGTTTAAAAACAGAAATTTTAGCAGGAATCACAACATTCATAGCCAGCGTGTATATCATAATGACTAATGCATTAATATTATCTGATGCAGGTATAAGTCCAGATGCAGCTATGATAGCTACAGTACTTACATGTACTATATCTACAATTCTTATGGGAGTACTCTCAGATACTCCACTTATATTAGTCCCTGGAATGGGAATAAACTCATTATTTACTTATACTATTGTCCAATCAATGGGATTGGCATGGCAAGAAGCTTTAGCAGCAGTCTTAGTAAGTGGTATAATATTCACTTTAATAGCAAGTACAAAGCTAACTTCAATTCTTATGAACTCGATACCAAATAATTTAAAACATGCAATAACTACAGGAGTAGGATTTTTAATCTTATTTATAGGACTTCAAAAAAGTGGTCTTGTTGTAGGTAACGAAAATACTATGATAGGTATTGGTAATATTGCGGACAAAGAAACCCTTTTAAGTATAGTAACTTTAATTATCATATTAATATTAAATATGAAAAACGTTCCAGGTAACTTACTTATAAGTATAATAATCGGTACAGTATTATCGCTTATTATGGGAGTAACTAGTCTAAGCAGTTTAGATTTTGCAGGATTTAATATAGGTGCTATTAAAGAAGTATTTTTAGGAATGTCATTTAAAAATATTTGGTCTATACCGTTTATGGTAGCAGTATTCTCTATAACAATTGTAATAGTATTTGAAAATATGGGAATTTTATATGGTCAATTAGGAGCGCTAAAAAGAGAAGAAGATTTTCAAAAATCATTTAAAGTAACTGGAATATCTAATATAATAGCTGGAATATGTGGAACAAGTCCAACTATAGTTGCAGCTGAAAACTTCTCAGGGATCAGTGTTGGTGGTAAAAGCAAAGTAGCTGCATTTACATCTGCTACATTATTCTTACTGTCATTGTTCTTAATACCTGTATTAAAACTTATACCAGATGGTGTTATAAGTAGTGTTCTTATATTTATAGGGATACTTATGATACAAACTTTCTTTGATCTAGAAAAAGGAGATTTGATAGAAACTATATCTATAATCTTAATGATTACGATAATACCTTTTACTTATAATATTGTAAATGGTATATCTATTGGATTTATAGTTTATACAATTCTTAATTTAGTTATAAATAAAGGGAAAAATGTTTCTGTAGCTATGTACGTACTTAGCGGCTTGTTTATTCTTAACTTTGTAATGAGTACAGTTATGGGAACTATCCATTAA